In Besnoitia besnoiti strain Bb-Ger1 chromosome I, whole genome shotgun sequence, the genomic window AATTCAGTGTTTTCCAGCTTCGCTCTCACGCTCTGAGGAGATGCGTTTGTCTTATCCACGAAACGAGGCTCTCGCGGTAAACACAGCGAAAAGTCGACGGGGGCCGCGCAGTGAATCCCGCATATCCCTCCCTTCGCGCCGCAAGCGCGATACAAGCGAGTAAAAGATCAAACAAGTGAGAAATAGCGAAGAAGGCGTCCTGTTCGTACTGAGACCGTGGCTTCGGCCTGCCGCCGATCCCGGAGGAAGAGCGGAAGTGGAGGAAAAAGACTGCCAAGAGTCAGAAGGAAGAACGCCGAATGGAATGAGAGGATGAGGACAGGGATGAAACACAAATATCAGagcaggaggacgaagaaacAAATACGGAAGAGACTTAGCCGACGATTCAACTCTTTAGGGACTTCTGCCGCCGTTGCAGAGGCGTGTCGAAAAAAGCGATTTTGGGTGAGGACATAGACGAAGGGCCCTCGTCCTTGTTGTGCTTGTTGCGTGGGAGAGAAAACCGCCCTCGTGAACGGCTAAATCCACAACAAAGGGAAGGAACAGGATGCGccacagagaagaggagtCCCACTAAAGATGCACACGGGGACGGAAACGAACAGACGCTGGGGACAGAGCCAGAAAAAGCCAGCCTCATGAAAGGACTGCGGACTCTATTCAGAAGAGCTGTATGTTTCGCGAAAGACGATGAAAGTCTGCGAGCAAGAAGCCAGCCAGCGGACCTCAGCCTTTGAGACACGGCAGCTGAGTTTCGCAGAGAAGTTCCCTGTAAGATGCAAGCCCAACACGATATACGAAAACGTTCTGACAACGAAAAAACAGCTTGCTCGAGAACGGAGCAATGCTAAAGTATGTGCATGCTGTTTCCGTTGGCGATGCAAAGAAGAAGACCTAAGACATCTCAACGAGAAAGTCGCCGCGCAGATGTCAAGGGTAAAATGGGGACGAATTCCATAAGAAACGCTGGTAATTTAGGAAAAAGGACGCAATCATGAAACAGACGGCAACCACTCTTGCGCATTTTGGTCAACGACTTCCCATCACCCGTGGCTTCATTCCCGCCTCACTAAAACACTACTGTCTTTGTCACATCTTGTCTCGCTCGACTGCGTGAGCCACGTTGGCCAGCAGAGAACGTCCGACGGGACTTTTCTTACAGAGAACATGCGAAATAACTCGTGCATGCGAGAGCTCCCGGATGGAATGCTACCTTTTTTCGAGTGTTTACTTCTTCCCTGCTTGTTCTTCTCTGCAAAAGCTCCAGATTCTCGACTTTACTCACAGAAAACGCGGAGCCCTGGaaaggagggagacgacTCTCGGCCGAGTGAAGTGGACCGGCGTACATACACTGAAATCTGACCTCGTTCACGCCAGATGCTCTCAAACTCTTACCGATATGCCTGTCTGGTATAGTCGCTTGCCGTTCTTTTTATTTTCCTTTGCGCAAAACTCATAAATACCAATGTATAGAGGGGTTTCGTCGCAGGTGTGTGACAAATCTGGCGATGTGTACTCGCAAGGTGTCCACGGTCCATCGTCCTGGTCGGCGTTCATTCAAGGAATGAGTCACTCGTGACAGAACTGCAAACCCTCGTCATAATTCAACGTAAACTTTTGTCGGACCTATATGTATCTTTTCGTCTGTTTTTCCTGCGGCTAGGTACGTTCATTCACCTACTGACTTATCGATAAGCGACATACGTGCACACGACTCTCGCTCATCCGCTCAACACGGTGTTTCTCGTTCTTTTATCCTGGAAAATTgagccgcctcctccccagTCTCAAGAATGGAATACTGAAGCGCCTTCTTGAGGGCCTAAACTCTTTAGTTCGATAGCATTCCCTCGTTTTCGCGCGGACTTGGGCCATGGCTCATATCTTCGGCGTCGCTACGCTTGCGAGCCTCGGGATTGCGACGGTCATTTTTGACTTCACACGCACGCCTTACCGCAATGTGCCCCGCCCCTCTGGTGAGAAAGATAAAAGGAAAACAGGcaaaggaggaagacggcggcagcggcgtcggcggaaGATGCAGTGAAGAAATCCAGGGTCAAGCAAGCCTGTTTGCGTTGTAGAGACTTGTGAACGCGGAAACTGGCGAAAAAAGACTCAGCTCGGAAGGATATCCCGCGCAATGCTTGAAGTTTTGCTTTGTTCGCTTTGcaatatggagaagcagcCTTTCAGCAGGAAGCTTGAAAGGAGTCAAGATAAGGCAGTTGCACTTTCTCAGCTTCTGAGGAAGAAGGCATACAGCGAAGTAACCAAATAGCCTACGGTGTACATTGGGGGGGGTGTAGTGGCGCCGAACAGGCTTTATTGCAACTGGGAGTGGCCGACAGTCCGCACGCATACGTGAGGCATGTTTGGCTTCGGGGCCTGCCGGGAGGCTTTTTAGAGACTCGCCAAAGTTCTCTGAACAGAGAATTGAAAAGCGAGCGGAGAACGATACAAGACATCCGCGGAAGCGAAGTGGTAGAGCTTGAGAATAGTGAAGAGGAAAGGCCTGCTGGGGTAGAAGACGGGCAGACAGAAACGATGAGAGGCCTCTCGAGGAAAGCATGAGGTGTTGTCTTCGGTCTTAGCGTGCTGGtgcagagaagcagcgcctcAAAATCTTCGACCTATCCGCAGAGAATTATGACTCCGACCAAAGCTTCCACGAATGGGTACGACCTGATTCCTTGCAGTGGCGACGGTGGTGTAGGAAACATGCACATATGTACACATATAGGCGgatgtgtgtatatgcatatagatAGATTGATCCAGATATGCGCATGTTTGCCTAGGGAGGGCACGTGTGCCCATATTTTTGGCTTAAGTCAGGGCTATCTGTTCTGCAACGTGCGCATGCGGGATACACAAGCTAGTATGCAGCGGGAGGCGTCATCTGTGCAACTTGGTAGCTCAAGCTGATACGATCGTTTGTTTTTGTCTCTGTGGATGTTTCGTTTACATCTCGCTCCTCGCCTGTATGATTGCCCTCAACTCCGAGCGCGGGTGACCAGACACGCGCgttgcggcggcagcgtACTTTGCAGACACTCTATTTCTACCtctctgtatatatatgtatatatatagctaTGCGTTCTTCTACGCACACGAGTGGGTCTGGTGCAGCGGCTTGTTCTCTCATGTGTTGGTGTCAAATCTGAAAAGAGTCTGAGCTGCTGCGGGGTGCTTGCGATTGCCTTCAGATTACGCGGATCAGGACTCACCGGAAGACGGTCTTCTCCAAGGCAAGAGGCCGCGTGTTAGAGATCGGGGCCGGTAAGAGTCCTCCACGGAGACGACGGGCTCCTTCGCTCGAGGCTATCGCGCCGACACTCAGGATCTAGACGCGTGTGGCCTCGTCAGCGCGTGTACGTGTGCGAACGCGCCCCTCTCACCTTCTGTTTTGTCGTCTCGTATTAGTTCTAGCGTGCCCAGCTACGGCGTTTGCGTGCCTGTCCAGCGTCGTGGGAGCCTGCCCGTGAGTTCAGCTTGGGAATCCGCGGTGCACAGGCTTTCGTGAAGCGATGAGTCGTGAACCTGTGACGGTTTGCAGGCACAGGCCGGAACTTGGATGTCCTCAAGTGCACGCCCGGAGTCACGAGTCTCACCTGCATAGACACCAGCGGACCGATGTGCGAAGTGCTAGTGAAGAAACTTGGTGCGTCGAACTCACACTCGATACGGCGAGTTCaccctcttctctcccgaCGGGCCTCTCTTCGAAGCAGTCACTCGATCGAGCGTGCAAATGCAAGGGCGCGggctcctctgctgcctcaggCCACGCTGCGTATTGTGTGCTGCCATCCACTTGGATATGCGAAGGAACGCAGttccgcatgcgcaggcttAAACACGGATACATCTGTACAGTACTTGCATGCAGAACACACCTATCTGCAGCGCATGTCGTCGACGGGTGCGCGCGTGCCCCTACCCAGTTTGGAGGTATTTTTTGAGGCCACTGCAGTGTACGGCTGTCCTTTAGGCCGTTCAACAAGACGTTCTCCATCGTGCATTGCCCCAGCGTTCTTCAGCAGACAGTCTTTCATCTGGGTTTTTTATTTTCTAGAGAAATGGGACTTGCGTGTTCGCCGCTTCCGCAGAAAAACTCAAGCCGCCGTTTCCCGTGCAAGTCATTCAAGGCGACGCTTCACAAGTGCCTTTCGAGGATAACACCTTTGACTCAGTCatctcctccttcgcgctctgcgcagtCGAGCGTGTAAGAGCCCTCTTCAGTCACACAGTGCGCTGCCTGTGAAAACAGATTCATCCACGTTTGATATGACTCCCATTCGCACTTATGTGCAAACAAAATATGTAT contains:
- a CDS encoding methyltransferase domain-containing protein (encoded by transcript BESB_005380), giving the protein MAHIFGVATLASLGIATVIFDFTRTPYRNVPRPSEKQRLKIFDLSAENYDSDQSFHEWITRIRTHRKTVFSKARGRVLEIGAGTGRNLDVLKCTPGVTSLTCIDTSGPMCEVLVKKLEKLKPPFPVQVIQGDASQVPFEDNTFDSVISSFALCAVERPEQTVEETRRVLKGGGRFLLLERGLPSSNFARWILKRYEIYPNPNVACEIGIFEDIDLGQLLAQGKFRLTESAPSKVMTVHALSARRGCSAEERKSHARSRVGLPELRGQTDARVVFRYTPNSDDATQK